Part of the Spiroplasma endosymbiont of Poecilobothrus nobilitatus genome is shown below.
TGTAATTTTTGGATTTGTAACAAATAAGTCATCACCAACAATTTGAATTTTATGTCCCATTGTTTTTACTTGTAATTCAAAACCAGCTCAATCACCTTCTGCTAAACCATCTTCAATTGAAATAATTGGGTATTTATCAACTAACTTGTCTAAATATTTAATTAATTCTTCTGTTGTCATAGCATATTCTTTACCAGTAACTTTTTCAATTTTCTTAAAGTGATATTTTTTATCATCAAAATATAATTCTGATGAAGCACAATCCATTGCAATCATAACACCTTCTTTGCCTGGTTTATATCCTGCTTTTTCAATTGCTTCAACAATTAAATCTAATGCAACCTCAGCTGGTGTTTTTGTTTGAAATGAAGCTAAAGTTTGATCTTTATATGCTCAATTAAAATGCGGAGCAAAACCACCTTCATCACCGACAGCTGTAATATCACCTTTATCATGTAAGATTTTTTTTAAAGTATAGAAAATTTCTGATGATCACCTTAAAGCTTCTTTAAAAGTTTCAGCTCCAACTGGCATAATCATAAATTCTTGGAAATCAATTGCACTATCGGCATGTTCTCCTCCATTAATAATATTCAACATTGGAACAGGCATTTTTTTCCCATTTACACCACCTAAATATTTGTATAATGGCATTTCCAATTCCGAAGCAGCTGCTTTTGCAACGGCCATTGATACTCCTAACATTGCATTAGCACCTAAATTCTTTTTAAAATCAGTCCCATCTAAGGTAACCATGGCATGATCAATTTCAACTTGGTTTGTTACTTCCATTCCAACAAGTTGTTCTGCAATTTTTGTATTAACATTCCCAACTGCTTTTAAAACACCTTTTCCTTGGTAACGTCCTTTATCACCATCTCTTAATTCTAATGCTTCACGACTTCCAGTTGAAGCTCCTGATGGTACCATTGCTGAACCATATCCGCCAAATTCTGTTCAAACTTCAACTTGAACAGTTGGATTTCCTCGTGAATCAATTACTTCACGAGCATTAATTTTATCAATTCTCGACATAATTTTTTACTCTCCTTCTAAGTGTATAATGTTATTATATTATTTGTTCAAAAAATAGTAAACAAAATCGGTTGAAAATCCAAGAAAAATACTACTTTTATTGTTTTTCTTTTGGAAAAACTAAAATATTTGCTATGATATTACTAAATATGTTATTAAATTTAGACAAGAAGGGAGAACATATGGAACAAAAAAAACCAACAATTGTTTCAGGCATTACTGCGACAGGACAATTAACCTTAGGAAATTATATTGGGGCGATAAAAAATTTTATTGAATTACAAAAAGATAATAATTTAATTATTTTTGTGGCAAACTTACATGCAATTACAATTCCAATTAGTAAAGAAGAATTACGAAATAACATTAAAAATATGGTTGCATTATATTATGCATGTGGTTTGGACCCACAAAAAGCAATTATTTTTGTTCAATCAGATGTCTTAGAAGTTACCTTATTAGCACATATTTTATTGTGCAATACAACTATTGGGGAATTATCACGAATGACACAATTTAAAGACAAATCAATAAAAATGAAAGCAGAAAATAGAACTGAATTTATTCCAACCGGGTTATTAACTTACCCAACATTAATGGCCGCGGATATTTTATTATATGATGCTGATTTAGTTCCAGTTGGAAAAGACCAAAAGCAGCACATTGAATTAACACGAAATATTGCCGAACGAATTAATAATCGTTATCAACAATATTTATTTAAAATTCCGACCGACTTTATTCCACCAATTGGTGGTAAAATTATGGATTTACAAAATCCAACTAAAAAAATGAGTAAGTCTTCAAATGTTCCTAAATCTTTTATCGGCTTATTAGATGCACCTGAAGTAATTCGAAAAAAAATCCGTAGTGCAGTAACTGATTCAGAAGGAAAAATTGCTTATAATCCCGAGCGAAAACCAGGAGTAAGTAATCTTTTAACAATTTATGCTGTTTTAAAAAAAGTAACAATTGAAGCAGCTGTTAAGGAATTTTTTCAACACGATTATGGCCAATTAAAAGAACAAGTTGCCAATACAATTATTGAAGTTTTAGAACCAATTCAAAAAAAATACCACAAATTAATGCAAGATCAAACAATTGATGAATTAATTGATTTAGGAGCAACAAAAGCACGAGCAATTGCTAATAAAAAAATAACAAAAGTTAAAAATGTTGTTGGATTAAATTATAAAAAAAAGTAGCCTTTAAATAAAAAATAGACACATAAAGTATAAAACTTATGTGTCTATTTTTGTCATATTTAATTTTTAATTTTGTAGAAAAGTCTTGATGAAATAAAAAAAATCATCAATATGATAACTTTAAAAGAAAATTATATAAACTTTTAATATTGTTATTTAACTTTTTTATACGTTAAAATATAATACCGATGATTGTTGGTTTGGCGTTAAACCTTTATGCTGGTATTTTCATTTTCAGAGATTTAAATAATTTTGAATGTTCGTGAAACCTAAGCCATGATAATGAATTAAGTATTCTTTAAGATTTGATTGTAATTTACTAATTTTATTTAACTTCCGATAACTAGCATCATGATTTGTACTAGTTTTAGTTGCTAATAAAATAGAATTTTGGAATGGCAACACTTTTTAGGACACTTTTTATATAGACATTTGTTTTCTAAAAGTAACTGGAGATAAATAATTTAAACTGCCATGAATTCGAATATTGTTATATCAATGCACAAAATCAAAAAGTTCGTATTTTAATTGTGTTAAATTTTTAAATTTTTTACCCTTAATAAATTCAGTTTTAAAAGTTTTGTAAGTTGTTTCAGCCACAGCATTATCATAAGGGCAGCCTTTATTGCTTAATGATCTTTTAATATTAAAAGTTATTAAAATTTCATCAATGATTTTATTTTTAAACTCATTACCACGATCAGTATGAAATAGAGTTATTTGATTTAATGGTCGTGTTATTTTATGAAAAGATTGTTGGACCAGTTCGGCTGTTTTATTCGGCCCAGCACTATAACCAATTATTTCACGATTAAACAAGTCAATTAATAAACAAATATAATGTCATTTAGCGCCAACTTGAACATATGTTAAATCACTAACAATAACTTCATTAGGTTTTTTGTTGTTAAATTGACGATTTAAAATATTATTAATTTGGTCATTATTGACTGTTGTTTTATGATTATGATATTTTAATTTGGTGTATTTAGAAACCAAATTATTTTTGATCATAAATAATCTGATTTTTCGCCGCGATAAGATGATATCTTTTCTGTTTAAAATAACTTTAATTTTGCGAGCCCCATAAATTTTGCGACTTTTATTAAAGGCGCTGATAATTTCTTGTTCATAATTATTAACTTGCTTGTTAATACATTTATTAGTTTGATAATAATACGTTGATTTTGATAAACCCAAAATATTACATATTTTTCTTACTGAATATTTTGTTTTGTTGTTATTAATTATTGTTATTTTTTGGCCATTATCAGTGCGGCTTGCTTTAAAATGTCATTTTCCATTTTCAAGTCTTTAAGTTCTTTTCGTAAAGTTATTATTTCATTTTCTTCTAGTGTGCGATTGTCTTTTGCTTTAAATGAACCAGAATTATTATAATTTTTAACTCAACTATAAATAGTTGGTTTTGGTAAATTATATTCTTGCCCTAGATTAATAACACTTTTACCATTTTTATATAGCATGACAATTTGTTTTTTAAATTCTTCAGAGTATGAAGTTTTATTTCCCATTTTTATATTCCTTCTTTCTTAATAATTTTATCTAATTTTTAAGTCTATATAATTATGGTCCTAATAATTGTAGCCTATCCATTTGTTTGTTTTGCTACTAATAAATATAATGGTTGCATGTCAAAAATAATAATTGAATTTTCTTTGATTAATTGTTTATTAATATTTTCAATAATTCACTGTTTTTGTAATCGTTTTGTGTTGGTTGATTTAACATAAATATTATTATTGCTATCAACAGCCATTTGAATACAACATTTAGTGTTGGTTGAAAATGAATCAATATGAATTTTTCTTTTATCAAATTTATCTTTAAAATTACCTTTGTGGATTTCTTTAATAAATGTTTCATCGATTTAAATTTGGCCATTTAACGTTTTAAATTTTAATTGGGTGTTTTCTAATTGTTTTGATTTCATTATTTTTTGGCGATTATATCAAGCGGTTTTCGGTGATGTTTTAATAAAGTGGGAAATCATTTTACTAGATTGGCCTAATAATGAAATTTGAATCAATAAATTTCACTGTTCATAATTTAAATGACTTCAATACGTAAAATGATCACGAAAAGCATCAAAACTAGCACGACATTTTTTGCATAAATATTTTTGTTTTCCTTCAGGATTATGACCATTTTTAACACAATAAAAAGATTGACAATTAGGACATTTAATACCTTTATCCCTAAATTTTTGATCAATTTCATTTAAGCGTTTTTGTTTTTTAATTAATTCTGCTTCTTTTTTGACTTTTTCATGAAATTCTAAAAATTGATCATCTGTTAAACTATTTATTAATTCTTCAATTATTTTTTCCATTAATTATTCACCTCTTATATTAAAAATATACCTAATTTTAGGTATATTTTATAAATATCAAGAGTTTTCTACAAAATTAAAGTATTTAATTTTGAATTTGTTATTTTAATTCATTTAATTTTCACATATAATTACCATTTTGGTCAGTTACTTTAAAATTAAATTTTCCATTTTGATTAACTTTACTAGTATCTAACTGATTAAAATGAAAAGCAATTTTATTTTTTAAATAAGAATATAACTCATCAATATTTTCAATTGTCTTAATATTACTAATTTTAAAATTATTTGAATCACTATAAACATTTGTTAGCCATAATTTAATAATTTCTGCTGTTGTAATATTTTGTTTAAAAATAAAACTTTGATGATTCTGAATATAATTAATTAAGTATTCTTGTAAATCTTTATTAAGTTCATAACTTCAAAAAACATTTGAATTTAAATTAATTGTTAAATAATAAATAGTTGTTGGAAAATGGTTACCATCTAAAGTATATTCTTCCATTGTTGTTTGTCCCGTCGTATAAGTATACTCCGTTGTATTACGAATTAACAAAAACAAAATAAAATCACGATATAATTGGTTAGCTGTTGGCAAATGTTCTGGCATACCTGCAATATATGTTTTAAATAAAACATTAGTTGTTGGTAACTCAAATGCTGGAACATTTGAAGGATTATTAAAATTATAATTAATAATTGGTTGCAAAGTATGAGCTTTTCTTTCTTTTGAAAACATTGTAAAAATTGCATTATCATCTTGATGTTTTACTAAATATTCACCTTAATCATTAATGGGTTGTAACATAAAATGTGTTAAAAACTTGCTAACCGCTGGCTGCAATGTTGCATCTTGTGATGGAATATAATAATGTTTTGGATAAATACAACTAATAGTTAAAATACTTTTAGTTATAAACATTATTATGGTTCCAAGAAAACTAAGCAATTTTTTCATTGAATCATTCCTTTTGATAAACTATCTTTTAAATTATAACGAAAAATAGTGATTAAAAATTAAAAAATTATCCTTTAATTTTGTAGAAAACTCTTGATATTTATAAAATATACCTAAAATTAGGTATATTTTTAATATAAGAGGTGAATAATTAATGGAAAAAATAATTGAAGAATTAATAAATAGTTTAACAGATGATCAATTTTTATAATTTCATGAAAAAGTCAAAAAAGAAGCAGAATTAATTAAAAAACAAAAACGCTTAAATGAAATTGATCAAAAATTTAGGGATAAAGGTATTAAATGTCCTAATTGTCAATCTTTTTATTGTGTTAAAAATGGTCATAATCCTGAAGGAAAACAAAAATATTTATGCAAAAAATGTCGTGCTAGTTTTGATGATTTTCGTGATCATTTTACGTATTGAAGTCATTTAAATTATGAACAGTGAAATTTATTGATTCAAATTTCATTATTAGGCCAATCTAGTAAAATGATTTCCCACTTTATTAAAACATCACCGAAAACCGCTTGATATAAATATAATCGCCAAAAAATAATGAAATCAAAACAATTAGAAAACACCCAATTAAAATTTAAAACGTTAAATGGCCAAATTCAAATCGATGAAACATTTATTAAAGAAATCCACAAAGGTAATTTTAAAGATAAATTTGATAAAAGAAAAATTAATCTTGATTAATTTTCAACCAACACTAAATGTTGTATTCAAATGGCTGTTGATAGCAATAATAATATTTATGTTAAATCAACCAACACAAAACGATTACAAAAACAGTGAATTATTGAAAATATTAATAAACAATTAATCAAAGAAAATTCAATTATTATTTTTGACATGCAACCATTATATTTATTAGTAGCAAAACAAACAAATTCTATTTTATTAGCAACTAAAACTAGTACAAATCCTGATGCTAGTTATCGGAAGTTAAATAAAATTAGTAAATTACAATCAAATCTTAAAGAATCCTTAATTCATTATCATGGCTTAGGTTTCACGAACATTCAAAATTATTTAAATCTCTGAAAATGAAAATACCAGCATAAAGGTTTAACGCCAAACCAACAATCATCGGTATTATATTTTAACGTATAAAAAAGTTAAATAACAATATTAAAAGTTTATATAATTTTTTTTAAAGTTATCATATTGATGATTTTTTTTATTTAATCAAGAGTTTTCTAGAAAATTAAAAAAATTATTTGGATAAGCTCCTAATCTTACCTGCGGTAAAGCAAATAATGCTGCCATATCTTCATCATCTAACGTAAAATCATTAAAATCATCTAGTTCACTATTAGCAATAATACGTTCCTTATGGGTTGTGATTTTGGAATAACAACAATATTTTGTTGTATTGATCATTTTAAACAAATTTGGGCAGGACTTTTCTGGTGTTTTTATGCAATTTTAAGAACAGTTGAATTTGTCATACATTGTCCTTGCATTAAAGTTGCTCATGATTCGATAATAATGTTGTTTTCTTGGCAAAATTTAACAACATCAGTATTATTCAAACCAGGATGAAGTTCAACTTGATTAACCATTGGTTTGATTTCGCTAATTACGATTAACTCTTGTAAATAGCTAACTTCAAAATTGCTGACTCCAATTGCACGAATTTTTTTTGTTTTATACGCTGTCTCTAAAGCACGAAAACATTCATTTCGATCGGCAGTTGGCCAATGAACTAAACATAAATCTAAATAATCCGTTTCTAACCGTGTTAGTATGTTATCTACTTCTTGTAATGCCACATCGTACTTATGATTAGCATTTCAAATCTTACTTGTTAAAAAGATTTCTTTTCGCGAAACACCAATATCTTTGATTGCTTTGCCAATTAATTCTTCATTTCCATAGATTTGAGCTGTGTCAATATGACGATAACCATTTTGCGATGCGGCAATAACAGCTTGATAAACTTCATGCTCATCAGTCATTTTATATGTTCCTAAACCAATTAATGGGATTTTAACGCCATTAAAAAGTTTTAATTTCATTGTTAGTGATTTAATTTTTATTCTTTCTTTCCTTGTGTTGGCCTTTACATAATTATAACTTTAATTAAAATCAATAACAAGGAAAACAAAATTGAAGTTCTGTTGATAATTAATTTAAAAAATTATTAAAAAATATCTTACTTCTAAGATATTTTTCTTTTATAGTCATTCATTTTAATCTGCTGGTTGTTCTAACTGTTGCTCATTTAAAATTTTTTGATATTGAATATGAATTTTATTATGTGTGGTATTTAATTGTTCAATATTAGTATTAAATTTTGCAAAATTTTTCGTAAACTCTTGTCAACGTTCAACTCAACGATCAAATTCGCCTTTTATTTTTAATAAATTAGTTTTAATAACTTCAATATTTTGATTAAAAGCAACTTCACGCATATATTTTTCTAAAACAAATAAAATTGCTGATAATGTTGTTGGCGAAGTAACTCATACCCGTTTTTTAAATGCAAAAGTAATAATATCCTCTGGAAATTGGCCATAAATAAATGCGAATAAATCTTCGGAAGGAACAAACATAATTGCACTTGAAATTTCATTTTCAAGATTAATATACTTAGCAACTTCATTAATTCGATCTTTTAAATCTTGTTTAAAAAGATTTAAATATTTATTTTTAATTGCGGTGTCACTTTTTTCTAAGTATTTATTATAATTTGTTAATGGAAATTTTGCATCAATGGCGATGTTTTCTCTTGCTCCACCAGTTTTAACTAATGCATCAACAACAGTTCCTGTCGGCAATTTATATTGGCGGTCTCATCCTTGATGCCCTTCACCATACATATCACTTAAAACTTTTTCTAATAAATATTCACCTAAATTACCTCGTTTTTTATTATTTAAAAAAATATCATTTAAAGTTTTAACTTTTTCTTCAACTTCTTTTAATGTTGTAGTTGATTCTTTTAAAACTTTTAAATTTGATAAAACATCAGTAAAAGATTTGGAAATAATTTCACCTTGATGGTTTAAATTATTTTTTAAGTCAGTATCTTGCTTTGACAAGTTATTTTTAAAATTATTTAATCCTTCATTTAAAATTGCTAAGTTTTGATTAAATTCAGTATCATTTTTAACTGAATTTGTTTGAAATTCACTAATTAAAGTTAATAATTCTCTTTTTTGTTCAGAAAGTTGATTTTGTAATCCTAATCCTTGTTTCTCTAATAATTCTTTTGATGCTTGAATGTCTTTCTGTAATAATGCTGAATCATTATTTACAAGCGGTTTTTTATTTGTTTTTACTAAATAAATTATTAGAAAAGTAACTAAAATAACTAAAATAATTCCTAATAAAACATATGAAATTGCTGTCATTGTATTCCCCCTAAATATTTTAATGTTCTATTGTATTCAGCAATAATTTTAATTATAGCCTGTTCAAACAAAAAAATAAACTAATAAGATTAATGAGTTTATTTTTCTTTTATTCAAATGTAACATTTAATTTATAAGCTGGAATTTTTGTCATTAAAGAAGCTAAATTATCAGAAGCAGCTAAAATTTTTGAACCTGGTTTAGCCTCAATAGTTGCTCCTTTACCATCCTCATTAAAAGTTACTCAAACTTCATTATATCAAATCTCCTGATATTGATCAGCAAATTGTTTTCCTAATAACTTTGTAACAAGATCATAACGAAGTTCGTTTTCAGTTTCTTTTGTATAAATCTTATCTAATTTAACAGGTATTAATTTTTCCGTTGGTTTAACATTATCTTGCGTTAAAAACTTACGTGGTGTTGTCTTGACTATAAAATTAGCAGTTAGTGTTGAGTGAACAATAACATGCTCAACTTCCGTTGTAATTTTTAAAGTCCCTTTCCCATTATATTGATTAATTGATAATTCAATTCCACCATCTAAAGCTCCCATCATTGCTTTTAACATTGCATCTTTATATAAAATTGCTAAACGATTTCAGTCTCCAACAAACTCCATAATTGCTGCTGTCATATTCATTATTGTACCCTCAGGGTCTTTTTTATAATCTTTTCAGACTGAATCAACAAGATAAATATCACCAATATTTTCTAATGGAAATGCCTGCGAAAATGTAATTGATTCATTAACAATTTCAACTGCTGAACCAGTAAAATTACCACCTGGTTTTGGCGTAATTACTCATTGATTAATTTCTTGATCAAGATTTATTTCAATATCTGAAAAAGTAAAATTTGTTCCATTTAAACTATTAACAACAGTTAACACTTCATTGACGGTTAATTTTTTACCAGAACCATTATCATATGGCAATGAAGTAACAGTAATAATTTTACTAATATCATTTGTTGTTCATTTTAAATCAACTTTTTTTATCAAAAATGGGCGATTTGGAACATCTGGCATAAAACGAATAATTGTTGTTTTCATCCCTGGCGCTAAATCAACATCTAAGTTATCAACATCATAACCTGCTTTTTTTAAATTTTCTTTAATAGTACCAACGGTTGGTATTCCTGTTGTATTAATTTCACCCCCAGTTTTAGGACTACGACATGCAATCACTGTCCCAACAATTGGGGTTGATAGTGACACTGATGCTAAAATCATCATTAATTTTTTCATTATTTTATTCTCCTTTATTTTTCAATAATTTTTATTACATAGTTAATATTAAAATTAGTTTATTAATTTTAAAAAGATTATTTTGTTAAAATTTTGGCAATAATACTGCCCTTTTGTCGCGGGGTTGTTTCCTTTTTAAAAAGAATTAATCGATATGTTTTAATAATATTTGCAATAATAAATGAAATAATAATTAGTTTTTTTAATAAAAAAATAACTAATATATTAATTCGATACTGCATAAAAAGATATGGTTCTAAAATATTTAAAAATAATGTTAGATTAAGAAACTGATTAAAATAAATTAAATAAATCCGCAATATGACTAAAGCAACAAAAAAGGTAATAATAAATAAGGCATAAAAGAAATAAAACGAAATTAAAATTGATTGATAAATTTGAAAATAAAACTGCGTAAAACGACTAAGTAATCCTGTTATCGCAATATTTCAATAAATAGTGTATGATAATCAAAAAATATTTGCTAATCATAATAAAATTACAATAA
Proteins encoded:
- the rmuC gene encoding DNA recombination protein RmuC — encoded protein: MTAISYVLLGIILVILVTFLIIYLVKTNKKPLVNNDSALLQKDIQASKELLEKQGLGLQNQLSEQKRELLTLISEFQTNSVKNDTEFNQNLAILNEGLNNFKNNLSKQDTDLKNNLNHQGEIISKSFTDVLSNLKVLKESTTTLKEVEEKVKTLNDIFLNNKKRGNLGEYLLEKVLSDMYGEGHQGWDRQYKLPTGTVVDALVKTGGARENIAIDAKFPLTNYNKYLEKSDTAIKNKYLNLFKQDLKDRINEVAKYINLENEISSAIMFVPSEDLFAFIYGQFPEDIITFAFKKRVWVTSPTTLSAILFVLEKYMREVAFNQNIEVIKTNLLKIKGEFDRWVERWQEFTKNFAKFNTNIEQLNTTHNKIHIQYQKILNEQQLEQPAD
- a CDS encoding IS3 family transposase (programmed frameshift), with translation MGNKTSYSEEFKKQIVMLYKNGKSVINLGQEYNLPKPTIYSWVKNYNNSGSFKAKDNRTLEENEIITLRKELKDLKMENDIFKASRTDNGQKITIINNNKTKYSVRKICNILGLSKSTYYYQTNKCINKQVNNYEQEIISAFNKSRKIYGARKIKVILNRKDIILSRRKIRLFMIKNNLVSKYTKLKYHNHKTTVNNDQINNILNRQFNNKKPNEVIVSDLTYVQVGAKWHYICLLIDLFNREIIGYSAGPNKTAELVQQSFHKITRPLNQITLFHTDRGNEFKNKIIDEILITFNIKRSLSNKGCPYDNAVAETTYKTFKTEFIKGKKFKNLTQLKYELFDFVHWYNNIRIHGSLNYLSPVTFRKQMSI
- a CDS encoding aldo/keto reductase, whose amino-acid sequence is MKLKLFNGVKIPLIGLGTYKMTDEHEVYQAVIAASQNGYRHIDTAQIYGNEELIGKAIKDIGVSRKEIFLTSKIWNANHKYDVALQEVDNILTRLETDYLDLCLVHWPTADRNECFRALETAYKTKKIRAIGVSNFEVSYLQELIVISEIKPMVNQVELHPGLNNTDVVKFCQENNIIIESWATLMQGQCMTNSTVLKIA
- a CDS encoding IS1/IS1595 family N-terminal zinc-binding domain-containing protein codes for the protein MEKIIEELINSLTDDQFLEFHEKVKKEAELIKKQKRLNEIDQKFRDKGIKCPNCQSFYCVKNGHNPEGKQKYLCKKCRASFDAFRDHFTYWSHLNYEQWNLLIQISLLGQSSKMISHFIKTSPKTAWYNRQKIMKSKQLENTQLKFKTLNGQI
- the trpS gene encoding tryptophan--tRNA ligase produces the protein MEQKKPTIVSGITATGQLTLGNYIGAIKNFIELQKDNNLIIFVANLHAITIPISKEELRNNIKNMVALYYACGLDPQKAIIFVQSDVLEVTLLAHILLCNTTIGELSRMTQFKDKSIKMKAENRTEFIPTGLLTYPTLMAADILLYDADLVPVGKDQKQHIELTRNIAERINNRYQQYLFKIPTDFIPPIGGKIMDLQNPTKKMSKSSNVPKSFIGLLDAPEVIRKKIRSAVTDSEGKIAYNPERKPGVSNLLTIYAVLKKVTIEAAVKEFFQHDYGQLKEQVANTIIEVLEPIQKKYHKLMQDQTIDELIDLGATKARAIANKKITKVKNVVGLNYKKK
- the eno gene encoding phosphopyruvate hydratase, with protein sequence MSRIDKINAREVIDSRGNPTVQVEVWTEFGGYGSAMVPSGASTGSREALELRDGDKGRYQGKGVLKAVGNVNTKIAEQLVGMEVTNQVEIDHAMVTLDGTDFKKNLGANAMLGVSMAVAKAAASELEMPLYKYLGGVNGKKMPVPMLNIINGGEHADSAIDFQEFMIMPVGAETFKEALRWSSEIFYTLKKILHDKGDITAVGDEGGFAPHFNWAYKDQTLASFQTKTPAEVALDLIVEAIEKAGYKPGKEGVMIAMDCASSELYFDDKKYHFKKIEKVTGKEYAMTTEELIKYLDKLVDKYPIISIEDGLAEGDWAGFELQVKTMGHKIQIVGDDLFVTNPKITAEGIARNAANSVLIKLNQIGTVTETIDTIQLAQKAGWTAVVSHRSGETEDSTIADLAVALNTGQIKTGSMSRSDRIAKYNRLLAIEDELGTVAEYDGIKTFYNLKKHAADFKK